One Anoplopoma fimbria isolate UVic2021 breed Golden Eagle Sablefish chromosome 2, Afim_UVic_2022, whole genome shotgun sequence DNA window includes the following coding sequences:
- the fah gene encoding fumarylacetoacetase: MSFIKVDASCDFSFHNLPYGIFSTPDHPKRRIGVAIGDQILDLSVIMSLFRGPVLSRHQDVFEQSTLNAFMALGYEAWKEARRTLQGLLSANESTLRDDVSLRSRAFVHQSTASMHLPADIGDYTDFYSSRDHATNVGTMFRGKENALMPNWLRLPVGYHGRASSVVVSGTAIRRPSGQMRPDQTKPPVFGPSKQMDIELEMAFFVGGGNHLGEPIPIEKAHEHIFGMVLMNDWSARDIQSWEYVPLGPFLGKNFGTTISPWVIPMEALLPFAEPNPIQDPEPLPYLQHPDAYTLNINLFVSLKGQGMSEAATICKSNFKHMYWTMKQQLTHHTVNGCNVRPGDLLASGTISGPDPESFGSMLELSWRGSKNIDLGEGETRTFLRDGDEVTITGYCLGDGYRVGFGPCMGTILPAH; encoded by the exons ATGTCCTTCATAAAAGTAGATGCATCGTGCGATTTCTCCTTCCACAACCTCCCTTATGGAATATTCTCCACACCTGATCAT cCCAAGCGTCGCATTGGTGTTGCCATTGGAGACCAGATTCTGGACCTCAGTGTGATTATGTCTTTGTTTCGAGGACCTGTGCTTTCCAGACATCAGGATGTCTTCGAGCAG TCCACACTGAATGCCTTCATGGCTCTCGGTTATGAGGCCTGGAAGGAGGCCAGGAGGACCTTGCAGGGGTTGCTGTCGGCCAATGAGAGCACACTGAGAGATGATGTCAGCCTTCGGagcag AGCATTTGTCCATCAGAGTACAGCCTCCATGCACCTTCCTGCAGACATTG GCGATTACACCGACTTCTACTCTTCCAGAGACCACGCCACCAACGTCGGCACCATGTTCCGGGGGAAGGAGAATGCTCTGATGCCAAACTG GTTGAGGCTTCCAGTGGGATACCATGGTAGAGCGTCATCAGTGGTTGTTTCTGGGACCGCCATCCGCCGCCCCTCAGGCCAGATGAGACCAGACCAGA CAAAACCTCCCGTGTTTGGCCCGTCTAAGCAGATGGACATTGAGCTGGAGATG GCCTTCTTCGTTGGAGGGGGGAATCACCTCGGGGAGCCCATTCCCATCGAGAAAGCCCATGAACACATCTTTGGCATGGTGCTCATGAATGACTGGAGTG CCAGGGACATCCAGTCGTGGGAGTATGTTCCTCTTGGTCCTTTCCTCGGGAAGAACTTTGGGACAACTATCTCACCCTGGGTCATCCCAATGGAGGCGCTGTTACCCTTTGCAGAGCCCAACCCCATCCAG GACCCAGAGCCCCTCCCCTACCTTCAGCACCCCGACGCTTACACTCTCAACATTAACCTGTTTGTGTCACTTAAAG GTCAAGGCATGTCAGAGGCAGCAACCATCTGCAAGTCAAACTTCAAG CACATGTACTGGACCATGAAGCAGCAGCTCACCCATCACACAGTCAACGGCTGCAACGTCAGACCCGGAGACCTGCTGGCTTCTGGAACCATTAGTGGACCC GATCCAGAGAGTTTTGGCTCCATGTTGGAGCTGTCATGGAGGGGGTCTAAGAACATTGATCTGGGAGAAGGAGAAACCAGAACCTTCCTGAGGGATGGAGATGAAGTCACCATCACAG GTTACTGTCTAGGAGATGGATACAGAGTGGGCTTTGGACCCTGCATGGGAACCATTCTCCCTGCACATTGA